A window of the Tiliqua scincoides isolate rTilSci1 chromosome 5, rTilSci1.hap2, whole genome shotgun sequence genome harbors these coding sequences:
- the LOC136653787 gene encoding vomeronasal type-2 receptor 26-like, translating into MLQFMLSLLTCLPEGVYNSPTTKCATGKPVPINYKYYESGDVIIGGIMSQVYLISDLRTFRRHPSQELVDDCLYFSASWTYLASLELLSTKGKFIPNYKCDAHDNVVAVTGGPDSPMWNYIANTLCNYKIPQLAYGSVPILNHETEAVFNHRMFPKSDHQYKGLLKLLLHFRWTWIGVIYVNIDSGEWFVQNVLPTFSQEGICFAFIDVMPKESFSSDAYEMFHLWLGIYEAIYRSTATVVLLYGEIQSIVFFRMLPLMKIFWDAPVKTKGKVWIMPAQMDFTSLPFQRTFSVEFMHGVISFAVPSKEVLGFQKFLQSRNLASDTEDGFLPVFWEQAFDCSLPNSDKGNGDRNPCSGEERFENLPSSVFEVSMTAHSYSVYNVVHAVAHALHALRSSQFKHRTKEDLGRWKLLSQQPWQLHRYLRSSVFNNSIGDTLSFDENGELISGFDIINWITFTNQSFRRVKVGRIDPIVPEVQMFSIAEDAIVWPSVYNQSQPLSRCNPPCHPGYHKNKLEGEPFCCYECLPCPQGKISDQNDMDYCFPCTEDQYPNRNKDNCIPKVYSFLSYEEPLGLTLTTFTLSFSIITALILQIFIKHQNTPLVKANNRSLTYALLISLLLCFLCALLFLGQPNAVSCLLQQTAFGIIFSVAVSCVLAKTITVVLAFMATKPGSRVRKWVGNKLATVIVLSCSFLQVIICTEWLATSPPFPDLDMHSVTGVIVLECNEGSTLMFYCVLGFLGLLSIISFTVAFSARKLPDTFNETKFITFSMLVFCSVWLSFVPSYLSTKGKYMVAVEIFSILASGAGLLFCIFAPKCFIIVLRPELNERGQLIRRREYNI; encoded by the exons ATGTTGCAATTCATGCTGTCGCTGTTAACATGCCTGCCTGAAGGAGTATACAACTCCCCTACTACTAAGTGTGCCACAGGCAAGCCTGTTCCAATCAATTACAAATATTATGAGTCTGGAGATGTCATCATCGGTGGCATTATGTCCCAAGTCTACCTGATTTCTGACCTGAGAACGTTCAGAAGGCATCCCTCTCAGGAACTGGTCGACGACTGCCT TTATTTCTCGGCTAGCTGGACATATTTAGCCTCACTAGAACTTCTCTCCACAAAGGGCAAATTCATCCCTAACTACAAGTGTGACGCACATGACAATGTAGTAGCTGTCACTGGGGGACCAGATTCTCCCATGTGGAACTACATAGCAAATACTCTGTGCAACTACAAGATACCACAG CTTGCCTATGGCTCTGTTCCAATTTTGAATCATGAAACGGAGGCTGTTTTCAATCACCGGATGTTTCCAAAGAGTGACCATCAATATAAGGGACTTCTCAAGTTGCTGTTGCATTTCAGGTGGACGTGGATTGGGGTGATTTATGTAAATATTGACAGCGGAGAGTGGTTTGTTCAGAACGTGCTCCCCACATTTTCCCAAGAAGGGATCTGCTTTGCGTTCATTGATGTCATGCCCAAAGAATCTTTTTCCAGTGATGCCTATGAAATGTTTCACTTGTGGCTTGGAATATACGAAGCTATATACAGAAGCACTGCCACTGTTGTACTCTTATATGGTGAAATTCAGAGTATTGTATTTTTTAGAATGTTACCCCTCATGAAAATTTTTTGGGATGCACCAGTGAAGACGAAAGGCAAAGTTTGGATCATGCCCGCCCAGATGGACTTCACATCCCTTCCCTTTCAAAGAACTTTCAGTGTGGAGTTCATGCATGGTGTCATCTCTTTTGCAGTTCCCTCAAAGGAGGTTTTAGGATTTCAGAAATTTCTTCAGAGCAGAAACCTTGCCTCAGACACAGAAGATGGATTTCTCCCggtcttctgggaacaggccTTTGACTGTTCCCTCCCCAACTCTGACAAAGGCAATGGTGATAGAAATccctgcagtggggaagagagGTTTGAGAATCTCCCCTCATCTGTCTTTGAAGTGAGCATGACTGCCCACAGCTACAGTGTATACAATGTGGTtcatgctgtggcacatgctttgcatgccctcCGTTCATCCCAGTTCAAACACAGGACAAAGGAAGATTTGGGGAGGTGGAAGCTTCTGAGtcagcagccatggcag CTTCACCGCTATCTGAGAAGTTCCGTGTTCAACAACAGCATTGGAGACACACTTTCCTTTGATGAAAATGGGGAACTAATATCCGgatttgatattatcaactggatCACATTCACAAACCAGAGCTTTCGTAGAGTTAAAGTTGGAAGGATAGACCCCATAGTACCTGAAGTCCAAATGTTCTCCATTGCTGaagatgccattgtgtggcccaGCGTCTATAACCAG TCACAGCCCCTCTCGAGGTGTAACCCACCCTGCCATCCTGGGTATCATAAGAATAAGTTGGAAGGGGAGCCATTTTGCTGCTACGAGTGCCTTCCGTGCCCACAAGGGAAAATATCCGATCAGAATG ACATGGACTACTGTTTTCCATGCacagaagatcaatatcccaaCCGTAATAAGGATAACTGCATTCCAAAGGTTTACAGCTTCTTGTCTTATGAAGAGCCTTTAGGGCTCACTTTAACTACATTCACACTTTCTTTTTCTATCATCACTGCTCTAATCCTCCAAATATTCATTAAGCATCAGAACACTCCcctcgtcaaagccaacaaccggagcCTCACCTACGctcttctcatctccctcctgctctgcttcctttgtgctCTGCTGTTCCTTGGACAACCCAATGCAGTCTCATGTCTGCTtcaacaaactgcttttggcatcatcttctcagtggccgttTCCTgcgtgttggccaaaaccatcactgtggttttggctttcatggccaccaaaccagggtccagggtgaggaaatgggtgggaaataAATTGGCAACCGTGATCgtcctttcctgctccttccTTCAAGTCATCATTTGTACTGAGTGGCTGGCAacttcccctccattcccagatctTGACATGCACTCAGTGACTGGAGTAATTgtactggaatgtaatgaaggctccactctcatgttttactgtgtcttgggctttcTGGGTCTCCTTTCCattatcagcttcactgtggctttttcagccaggaagttgccagacaccTTCAATGAaaccaagttcatcaccttcagcatgttggttttTTGCAGCGTTTGGTTGTCCTTCGTTCCctcctacttgagcaccaaggggaagtacatggtggctgtggagatcttctccatcttagcttCTGGGGCTGGTTTACTATTTTGTATCTTTGCCCCCAAATGCTTCATTATAGTGCTGAGGCCTGAATTGAATGAAAGGGGGCAACTGATAAGAAGAAGGGAATATAATATCTAA
- the LOC136650886 gene encoding vomeronasal type-2 receptor 26-like, whose protein sequence is MLQFMVLLLICLPQGVYSAPITKCSVGEHVPLHYSYYESGDFIIGGIISQSYLISDPHTFRRHPSQGLLDDRLYFSASWTYFASLGLLSTKGKFNPNYKCDLQDNVVAVTGGPNSPMWNYIANILCNYKIPQLVYGSVPVLNLETKAVFFHRMFPKIDHQYKGFLKLLLHFRWTWVGVIYVPSDSGEWFVQNVLPTFTQEGICFAFVEAVPKESFSNEIYETVELWHGAYKTILGSTATVVLLYGEIQVTALFRTFPLMKEYEGAPMKTKGKVWIMPAQSDFTSLPFERTFSVECMHGAISFAVPSKEVLGFQKFLQSRNPASDREDGFIKVFWEQAFDCFFPDSNKDNDNGNPCSGEEKLETLPTSVFEVSMTSHSYSVYNAVYAVAHALHALHSSQLNHGTKVNERWNFLNQQPWQLHRYLRSSMFNNSVGETFSFDENGELIAGFDIINWITFANRSFRRVKVGRIDPMEPEVQMFTIAEDAIVWPSIYDQAQPLSLCNGHCHSGYSRRKVEGQPFCCYDCLQCPEGKISNQNDMDDCFHCPEDQYPSKDQVLCVPKEMTYLSYEETLGIILAALAFSFSFITALVLGIFMKNKDTPIVKANNRNLTYVLLASLLLAFLSAFLFIGRPEKLTCLLRQTAFGLIFSVAISCVLAKTIIVVLAFLATKPGSSIRKWVGTRLAFSIVLSCFLMQATLCTVWLAKSPPFPDFDMHSMATEIVLECNEGSAAMFYCTLSFMGFLAIISFVVAFLARKLPDSFNEAKFITFSMLVFCSVWLSFVPTYLSTKGKHLVAVEIFSILASSLGLLFCIFSPKCYIIIVRPELNKRGQLIRRRN, encoded by the exons ATGTTGCAATTCATGGTGTTATTATTAATATGCCTGCCTCAAGGAGTGTACAGTGCCCCTATTACGAAGTGTTCTGTAGGCGAGCATGTTCCTCTCCATTACAGTTATTATGAGTCTGGAGACTTCATCATTGGTGGCATTATTTCTCAAAGCTACCTGATTTCTGACCCACATACTTTCAGAAGACATCCATCTCAGGGACTGCTTGATGATCGTCT TTATTTCTCAGCTAGCTGGACATACTTTGCCTCGCTAGGACTTCTCTCCACAAAGGGCAAATTCAaccccaactacaagtgtgacctACAAGACAATGTAGTAGCTGTCACTGGGGGACCCAACTCTCCCATGTGGAACTACATAGCAAACATTTTGTGCAACTACAAGATACCACAG CTTGTATATGGCTCTGTTCCAGTTCTGAATCTTGAAACCAAGGCTGTTTTCTTTCACCGGATGTTTCCAAAAATTGACCATCAATATAAGGGATTTCTCAAGTTGCTGCTGCATTTCAGGTGGACGTGGGTTGGGGTGATTTATGTACCTAGTGACAGTGGAGAGTGGTTTGTTCAGAACGTGCTCCCCACATTCACCCAAGAAGGCATCTGCTTTGCTTTCGTAGAAGCCGTGCCCAAAGAATCTTTCTCCAATGAAATCTATGAAACGGTGGAGTTGTGGCATGGGGCATACAAAACGATATTAGGAAGCACTGCCACTGTTGTGCTCTTATATGGTGAAATTCAGGTCACTGCACTTTTTAGAACGTTCCCCCTCATGAAAGAATATGAGGGTGCACCAATGAAGACAAAAGGCAAAGTTTGGATTATGCCAGCCCAGTCGGATTTCACATCACTTCCCTTTGAAAGAACCTTCAGTGTGGAGTGCATGCATGGCGCCATCTCCTTTGCAGTGCCCTCAAAGGAGGTTTTGGGATTTCAGAAATTCCTTCAGAGCAGAAATCCTGCCTCAGATAGAGAAGACGGCTTTATCAaggtcttctgggaacaggccTTTGATTGCTTTTTCCCCGACTCTAACAAAGACAATGACAATGGAAatccctgcagtggggaggagaagtTGGAGACTCTCCCCACATCTGTCTTTGAAGTGAGCATGACTTcccacagctacagtgtctacaatgcggtctatgctgtggcacatgctttgcatgcccttCATTCATCCCAGTTAAACCACGGAACGAAAGTGAATGAGAGATGGAATTTTCTGAAtcagcagccatggcag CTCCACCGCTACCTGAGAAGTTCCATGTTCAACAACAGTGTTGGAGAAACATTTTCCTTTGATGAAAATGGGGAATTAATAGCTGGgtttgatattatcaactggatCACATTCGCAAACCGGAGCTTTCGTAGAGTTAAAGTCGGAAGGATAGACCCCATGGAACCTGAGGTCCAAATGTTCACCATTGCTGaagatgccattgtgtggcccaGCATCTATGACCAG GCACAACCCCTTTCTCTATGTAATGGCCATTGTCATTCTGGCTATAGCAGGAGAAAGGTGGAAGGACAAcccttttgctgctatgattgcctccaatgtccagaagggaagatttcaaatCAGAACG acatggatgactgtTTTCACTGCCCAGAAGACCAATATCCCAGTAAGGACCAGGTTTTGTGCGTGCCAAAAGAAATGACCTACTTGTCTTATGAAGAAACTTTGGGGATCATTTTAGCAGCTCtggctttttccttttctttcatcactgctttggtgcttgggatcttcatgaagaacaaggacactcccatagtcaaagccaacaaccggaacctcacctacgtTCTTCTCGCCTCCCTCTTGCTCGccttcctttctgctttcctGTTCATTGGTCGACCTGAGAAACTGACATGCCTCCttcgacaaactgcttttggtctcatcttctcagtggccatTTCTTgcgtgttggccaaaaccatcattgtggttctggctttcctggccaccaaaccagggtccagcATAAGGAAATGGGTGGGCACAAGACTGGCGTTCTCCATTGTTCTTTCTTGCTTCCTAATGCAAGCTACTCTTTGTACTGTATGGTTAGCAaagtctcccccattcccagattttgaTATGCACTCAATGGCAACAGAAATTgtgctggaatgcaatgaaggttcagctGCCATGTTTTACTGCACTTTGAGCTTTATGGGTTTCCTGGCCATAATCAGCTTtgttgtggctttcctagccaggaagttgccagacagctttaatgaagccaagttcatcaccttcagcatgctggtcttttgcagtgtttggttgtcttttgtgccaacctacctgagtacCAAAGGAAAACacttggtggctgtggagatcttctccatcttggcctccagtttgGGGCTCCTGTTTTGTATCTTCTCCCCCAAGTGCTACATTATCATTGTGAGACCTGAACTGAATAAAAGGGGGCAGCTAATTAGAAGAAGGAATTAA